A DNA window from Enterobacter asburiae contains the following coding sequences:
- the fepD gene encoding Fe(3+)-siderophore ABC transporter permease: MSFSSSAVRAVAVPVLLLLLILATALSLLVGAKPLPASVIVDALSGTCQSADCVIVLDARLPRTLAGLLAGGALGLAGALMQTLTRNPLADPGILGVNSGASFAIVLGAALFGLTSPSEQLVMAFCGALAASLVVAFTGSQGGGQLSPVRLTLAGVALAAVLEGLSNGIALLNPDVYDQLRFWQAGSLDIRTLETLKVVAIPVIIAAAMALFLSRSLNSLSLGSDTATALGNRVARTQLIGLFAITVLCGSATAVVGPIAFIGLMMPHMARWLVGADHRWSLPVTLLATPALLLFADVLGRLLVPGELRVSVVSAFIGAPVLIFLVRRKRGGGA; encoded by the coding sequence ATGTCGTTTTCCTCTTCCGCGGTGCGCGCCGTTGCCGTGCCCGTTTTATTGCTGCTGTTGATCCTTGCGACTGCACTCAGCCTGCTGGTCGGCGCGAAGCCGCTGCCCGCGTCCGTTATCGTTGATGCGCTCTCCGGCACCTGCCAGAGCGCCGACTGCGTCATCGTGCTCGACGCCCGACTGCCCCGCACGCTTGCCGGACTGCTGGCCGGTGGCGCGCTCGGCCTTGCCGGTGCCCTGATGCAAACCCTTACCCGTAACCCGCTGGCAGATCCCGGTATTCTCGGCGTTAACTCCGGCGCCAGCTTTGCCATCGTGCTCGGCGCGGCGCTGTTCGGGTTGACATCTCCTTCCGAGCAGCTGGTGATGGCCTTCTGCGGCGCGCTGGCCGCCTCGCTGGTGGTCGCCTTTACCGGCAGCCAGGGCGGCGGGCAGCTGAGCCCGGTACGCCTGACGCTTGCGGGCGTAGCGCTCGCGGCGGTGCTGGAAGGTTTGTCCAACGGTATCGCCCTGCTCAACCCGGACGTCTACGACCAGCTGCGCTTCTGGCAGGCCGGCTCGCTGGATATCCGCACCCTCGAAACCTTAAAAGTTGTGGCGATCCCGGTCATTATCGCCGCCGCCATGGCGCTGTTTTTAAGCCGGTCGCTCAACAGCCTGAGCCTCGGCAGCGACACCGCGACCGCCCTCGGCAACCGGGTGGCGCGCACGCAGCTGATTGGTCTGTTCGCCATCACCGTGCTGTGCGGCAGCGCGACCGCCGTGGTCGGTCCGATCGCCTTTATCGGCCTGATGATGCCGCACATGGCGCGCTGGCTGGTGGGAGCGGATCACCGCTGGTCGCTGCCGGTCACGCTGCTGGCAACCCCTGCCCTGCTGCTGTTTGCCGACGTGCTGGGTCGCCTGCTGGTGCCCGGCGAGCTGCGCGTCTCGGTGGTCAGCGCCTTTATCGGCGCGCCGGTGCTGATCTTCCTGGTACGCCGTAAACGCGGAGGTGGCGCATGA